The Tamandua tetradactyla isolate mTamTet1 chromosome 13, mTamTet1.pri, whole genome shotgun sequence genome segment TGGCTGGCTGTTCTATTAAGAATCTGTTTTTAATTTGGCTTAAGAtagaactacttgttaaaaacGTAGAGAGGCCTTTGGAGGTAgaagtaaagattttttttttgaattatgaAGAAAGAAGACATCTGGATAAAATTCATGGGTTACTTTGTGATTTGCTCGTCTGACTGCATTAATTATTAGTTTCTGGTAATtgaatcattttctctttctcttgcagATTGAAGTGTTGCCATGCAGCAAGAAGCAGAGAGATGCAGAGTTAGAGCTAGAAGGCCTGACATGGCACTTTATGTACCCAAAGCTAGAAGAGGTGCAGTACTCCTCAAGCCAGGTGATGAAAAAATCTGTTGTCATTCTAACTCCATGATGAAAGAAGGACAAAAGGAAGGCGTTCTCTCCCCAAAGGAGATCTTTAGAGATAAACTTGAGActcaaagactaaatattaatCCTGATGGAAAGGAGCACAGTcgtaaggaaagaaagaaatcctcaacaaaatttaaaaaagactcatgccttcaggaagaaaataaagataggaCTAGGAAGGGAACCACAGAATCCAAAGAACTATTATCCCAAGGACATCAGCAAAGAGTCCCAAATCCTGAAATTATACCTAATGTACCTTTACAAAGTCATTTTGAAACAAAGAAGGTGGAGTGTTTGGAGCTTGAAACCACAGATGTAACAGAACATGAGAAGTTGCTTCTATCACATTCTTTTTCAGAAATTGGTGAGGCTCAAGTTCTGAACAAACCATTCCAAAATATGAATATCTGTGACTTTAATAGCCAGACACTAAGGgtggaaacatttgaaaataaagatttGGAAAACAAAACTGAAACCGATTCCAAAGTTGTAGAAGTAGTATCCCAGGTTCCTGGAGGTTTTAGTTCTGTATTGAAACCTGAAAATATGATTACAGCAGTAAAATTAAGCTCTGATTCTGGATTTGTACTACAAGGGATGCAAACATCAAGTGGAATGTTGAAGCTCAGCAGTGGAGGCATCACTAGTATTTCTGTTCCTGGAAGTCCAGATGATGTCACTGATCAAACTTGCATAGACTTTGAAGCTGAGAATGTAGGTGATGTAGCCAACAGTACAGGTTTGATCTTGGATCAGAAAGGTATAGATTCCATTCCTGAGACTATGGATTACATCTCTCATGAAATGCCTACAGCCAGCAAATTAGAGAGTACAGATGCCATTTTTGATCCAACAGTGTGTAGACAGTATGAGAAGAATAACAGCATTGTTAATGAGTCATATGTAAAGTATGAACCTTCTGATATTGCTGTCCTTGCTCATGAAACATATACACATAATGGATCTAAGAGTGTAGACAGTATCACCAAGAAGGCATGTATGATGAACGTTGTAGATGTCATATCCAATCATGTAACTGTGGACAGTCCTTGTGTAGTTGCAGTTAGAAGAACTGATGAGGCCTGTAGCAACACAGGTAGTTTCTCAAAATATATAGGAATGAGTGCAGACACAGACCCTGTTCATGTAGCTATGAGTGAGAATGACACTGAAAATTTCAGCAACCTGACTGCTTGCTCAGATATTTGTGTTAAGAGTATTTCATCTGGTTtcacagagtcaacagaaacatTTATAGAGTACTTGTCAGATTGTGATTCCTCCTTACCTATAAAGAAGACTGCTGGTAGTGATTATAACAATTTTTTGGACTCTGAACTCAGTATATTAAATGGGACAGAAGTACTTTCAGATACCACCTTGGGCAAAGATCTGGACTGTACTGGTGATATCATACAGGTATTGCATGAACTAAGAACATCTGAAGAGTTCAGTTCAAAAGAGGAAGATGACACAGAGAATATAGAATTTGGGATATCACTTTCTGATAAAGATTCAGTATCTATGGAAACATCCATGGAACGAAAAGCAGCTGAAACTTCTGATGTGGAGGGTAGTGCTGCTACTGAAGAGAGCTGGGAATCTATGtttaatgatgatg includes the following:
- the R3HCC1L gene encoding coiled-coil domain-containing protein R3HCC1L isoform X3; translation: MQQEAERCRVRARRPDMALYVPKARRGAVLLKPGDEKICCHSNSMMKEGQKEGVLSPKEIFRDKLETQRLNINPDGKEHSRKERKKSSTKFKKDSCLQEENKDRTRKGTTESKELLSQGHQQRVPNPEIIPNVPLQSHFETKKVECLELETTDVTEHEKLLLSHSFSEIGEAQVLNKPFQNMNICDFNSQTLRVETFENKDLENKTETDSKVVEVVSQVPGGFSSVLKPENMITAVKLSSDSGFVLQGMQTSSGMLKLSSGGITSISVPGSPDDVTDQTCIDFEAENVGDVANSTGLILDQKGIDSIPETMDYISHEMPTASKLESTDAIFDPTVCRQYEKNNSIVNESYVKYEPSDIAVLAHETYTHNGSKSVDSITKKACMMNVVDVISNHVTVDSPCVVAVRRTDEACSNTGSFSKYIGMSADTDPVHVAMSENDTENFSNLTACSDICVKSISSGFTESTETFIEYLSDCDSSLPIKKTAGSDYNNFLDSELSILNGTEVLSDTTLGKDLDCTGDIIQVLHELRTSEEFSSKEEDDTENIEFGISLSDKDSVSMETSMERKAAETSDVEGSAATEESWESMFNDDGDCLDPRFLQELTGNMKNRKCIQEPRFDYYNHDVPEIDLSDCELPHVIEIYDFPPEFRTEDLLRVFCSYQKKGFDIKWVDDTHALGVFSSPLTARDALGSKHTMVKIRPLSQATRAAKAKARAYAEFLQPAKERPETSAALARRLVISALGVRSKQSKTEREAELKKLQEARERHP
- the R3HCC1L gene encoding coiled-coil domain-containing protein R3HCC1L isoform X1; the encoded protein is MQQEAERCRVRARRPDMALYVPKARRGAVLLKPGDEKICCHSNSMMKEGQKEGVLSPKEIFRDKLETQRLNINPDGKEHSRKERKKSSTKFKKDSCLQEENKDRTRKGTTESKELLSQGHQQRVPNPEIIPNVPLQSHFETKKVECLELETTDVTEHEKLLLSHSFSEIGEAQVLNKPFQNMNICDFNSQTLRVETFENKDLENKTETDSKVVEVVSQVPGGFSSVLKPENMITAVKLSSDSGFVLQGMQTSSGMLKLSSGGITSISVPGSPDDVTDQTCIDFEAENVGDVANSTGLILDQKGIDSIPETMDYISHEMPTASKLESTDAIFDPTVCRQYEKNNSIVNESYVKYEPSDIAVLAHETYTHNGSKSVDSITKKACMMNVVDVISNHVTVDSPCVVAVRRTDEACSNTGSFSKYIGMSADTDPVHVAMSENDTENFSNLTACSDICVKSISSGFTESTETFIEYLSDCDSSLPIKKTAGSDYNNFLDSELSILNGTEVLSDTTLGKDLDCTGDIIQVLHELRTSEEFSSKEEDDTENIEFGISLSDKDSVSMETSMERKAAETSDVEGSAATEESWESMFNDDGDCLDPRFLQELTGNMKNRKCIQEPRFDYYNHDVPEIDLSDCELPHVIEIYDFPPEFRTEDLLRVFCSYQKKGFDIKWVDDTHALGVFSSPLTARDALGSKHTMVKIRPLSQATRAAKAKARAYAEFLQPAKERPETSAALARRLVISALGVRSKQSKTEREAELKKLQEARERKRLEAKQREDIWEGRDQSAV
- the R3HCC1L gene encoding coiled-coil domain-containing protein R3HCC1L isoform X2; its protein translation is MQQEAERCRVRARRPDMALYVPKARRGAVLLKPGDEKICCHSNSMMKEGQKEGVLSPKEIFRDKLETQRLNINPDGKEHSRKERKKSSTKFKKDSCLQEENKDRTRKGTTESKELLSQGHQQRVPNPEIIPNVPLQSHFETKKVECLELETTDVTEHEKLLLSHSFSEIGEAQVLNKPFQNMNICDFNSQTLRVETFENKDLENKTETDSKVVEVVSQVPGGFSSVLKPENMITAVKLSSDSGFVLQGMQTSSGMLKLSSGGITSISVPGSPDDVTDQTCIDFEAENVGDVANSTGLILDQKGIDSIPETMDYISHEMPTASKLESTDAIFDPTVCRQYEKNNSIVNESYVKYEPSDIAVLAHETYTHNGSKSVDSITKKACMMNVVDVISNHVTVDSPCVVAVRRTDEACSNTGSFSKYIGMSADTDPVHVAMSENDTENFSNLTACSDICVKSISSGFTESTETFIEYLSDCDSSLPIKKTAGSDYNNFLDSELSILNGTEVLSDTTLGKDLDCTGDIIQVLHELRTSEEFSSKEEDDTENIEFGISLSDKDSVSMETSMERKAAETSDVEGSAATEESWESMFNDDGDCLDPRFLQELTGNMKNRKCIQEPRFDYYNHDVPEIDLSDCELPHVIEIYDFPPEFRTEDLLRVFCSYQKKGFDIKWVDDTHALGVFSSPLTARDALGSKHTMVKIRPLSQATRAAKAKARAYAEFLQPAKERPETSAALARRLVISALGVRSKQSKTEREAELKKLQEARGGREYSVPKCGVVIC